Genomic DNA from Miscanthus floridulus cultivar M001 unplaced genomic scaffold, ASM1932011v1 os_1224, whole genome shotgun sequence:
tgttcttgcttcgtcccttcctccattgttcctccatccattcttcgattcctccgtcgatttcttcgatttctccgtcgattcttcggttgtaaaggttaccaatctcatactctcatttttcaccattgtcttatctcattttattcactatatatatatatatggttatttattgtggtttttttcatttataagcaatttgagctcaaaatcacttcaagcttgcatatttacatgaaagaaggttaaagtagctagttgaacttgcggaccgtgttcatctcggcgaccatgttctctgccgagcggtaacggacgtcaaggaggagatttgattctacgagggagagcggcaacagtcatggaagaccgtgttcccttcctcgtagaatcggagctcgtccgtggcaagtacggtgccgtccggtggagaaatgctcgccgagatgatcacgtaagcaagttcaactagtacggatggttatttattcatatgtcccgatatcgtcgcagtagtctgtcaatcaccgtactttttattttaactttttatgaaatgaaaaacttagaaaatagttagaaaattatagaaaatccgtactagttgagcttgcggaccgtgttcagctcggcgagcatgttctctgtcgagcggtaatggacatcaaggaggagctttgattctacgagggagagcgacaacggtcgtggatgaccgtgttcccttcctcgtagaatcggagctcttccttgaccaagtacggtgccgtccggtggagaaatgctcgccgagatgatcacgtaagcaagttcaactagtacggatgattatttattcacatgtcccgatatcatcgcagtagtctgtcaatcaccgtacagCGACTTCCATGCCTTCGTGTACGTACACCAGACCGGAGAACTCAAAATCCATTGCCGCAAGTACCTGCACAACATTTGTACATTTGCGGCTGTGATGCAGGTACCTGGTGGCGGCGACCGCCATTGCCACGCTGCTAGAGGCAGTAGCCCTGTTCCTCAGCTCGAGGAAGAAGGGCAGGAGAAAGACAGCCTGGAGGGTGCTCATGCTGCTCCTCGGTGCCGTCGTGCCAGCGCTGCTCTACAAGTCCGCCGGCGCGCGTTCGCCGTCAGTTGGGACGTCTCCTACTACTTGGAGCCCAGTGGGCGGCGCTTCAGCGTCTGCCACAGCAGCGTCGGCGGCGGCCGCTTCTGCGAGCAGGTGCACGTGTCCATGTGGCTCTCGCTCGGCGCTGCCTTGGCCGTGTCCATTGCTGAGTTCCTGACCACATTGCGATGGTGCCATGGCTGTGGGTTGGGTtcggactctggctctgactcagACTCGGACTCGGATTCGGAGTCCGTCTGTGGGCATGggtgctagggatgaaaacggtacggatattttccaaccgtattcaaaaccgaatccgtttagaagggttgagatctgtccgtatccgagtccggatatccaacatccgataccgtatccgtatccgaatactcaaatcgcatatttatgatgtcgatatccaatcgtatcatatccgacatagttgacactattcgtattcgaatccgaatctgaatccggatagaaatatgaaaacaaatttaatatcggtgatatccatccgtatccgatccgttttcatccctaatgggTGCCATTGCAAGCATTAGGATGTGCCATCTTTTTTGCTTTTGAATTTGTTGGTAAATCAATAATTGTAAATCAATGGCTTGTTTACCCTTTGTGATTGTTTGGCCACAAGTCGTCATGTAgcttttttttttggttaaaaataaaaaaaaagcatGCAACTGTGCTAAGTGTAGTGCAAGAAAGGAAAAGGATTCAAAGTGGACTGGACCAAACAGAGGGGGGTTAATTGATCCGTTGGCCTGTCAGTTCCCAAAGCATGTTGGGCCGTCACTTTGAGTTGCAAAGCAAGTGCTGGGCCGTCAGTTTGACTCATGAATGCATAATTCTGAGCAGAGATGTTAACAATTATATACTACTACTATGAATTAACCATGGAACCTAATCATTGCTAATACCCTAATACTCTACGCAAATTTCTTGGCTTGCCAAGCAAACTAAGCGATTTAGCGAGTAAACTAGTGGCGAACCGCCGTCGATATAATATGCAAGTATGTAACAACCAGTAGAATCAAGTGAGATTAGATGCTAAATCCACTAATTAGTCATTACCAAGAAGGCAAGAAAGCAAAACGGAGGTGAGCTCGTGCTAACGAACGTTAGTTGAGCGTGCAAACATGCCGCCTACAATCACTCCCGTTGACCTTCTCTTCATCATCCACTTGTTAGTTGTCACCAAATgctcatatatgtatatatagtacATCTACGCGACAGCTCAAGCTAGCTAAGGCTCAACAAGCTCAAAGTCAACAATCGAGCTTCTAACAAGCTAGCTTGCTCATCCATCTATCGATCGGCGCACGTCAACCATGTACGACGAGGAGAAGAAGGAATCCAAGTGTGCGACGGCGGTGAGCATCGCCGGCCGCATCGCGGGCATGGGCctgacggtggcggcggcggtgctgatGGCCACGGCGAGCCAGTGCACCGTGTACGCGGCTTATGGCGCGCGGCCGCGGACTGTCACCTACAGCGACTTCCCGCCCTTCGTCTACCTGGTGGGCGCCGCCTCCATTGCGGCGTTCCTAGAGGCCATCGCCATCTTCCTCGTCGTGTGGAAGAAGGGCAAGGACAAGACGGCCAAGGTGCTCATGCCGTTGCTGGGCGTCGCCGTGCCCGCGCTGCTCTACTCGGCGACCGGGGCCGCGTTCGCGGCGGTGTCCGACATGTCCTACTGCTCCGCCAACGGCAGGCGCGTCAGCGTCTGCGCcgggagcgccgccgccggcggtatCGGCGGCAGCAACTTCTGCAGCCAGGTGCATATCTCCGTCTACCTCTCGCTGGCCGCGGCCGTCGCCGTGTCCGTCGCCGAGGTGGTCAGGGGCGTCGGAGGCTCGGCGTCCTGTGGAGATTCGGACTCGGACTCCAGCTCCAGCTCTGAGTCCGGCGCTTGTGGCCATGGGTGCCATCACAAGCATTAGGTTTTGCGTTTTGGACCATGGTGtggcttcatttcatcttctgaatTCATTTCCATTGGTGGGCCTTCTGTATTGTATACGTACCAACAGTATCATGGATAAAAATGCTATTGGAATATGCATTGTGATAGATGTCATCTTGGACTCCTTTTATAGTTTTTTAACGAAATTTTGCGTGCAGAAGTAGCTCTGGCAATTATCATTCCCTCAGTTATTTACTCCGGTCACAAATAAGCAATATGTATGGCCTATGTACACTTTCTTGGTAATAATGTTATAAAGCATCGCGAAAACAATACTATTTGTCAATAAAAATCAACACATTTACAAATTTCCAAAATTAATTAATACCGTGATATGCAGTCCTCTTATGAATATTCAAAGTAAAAGTTATCCAAATTGAACAAACAGAAAGTACCTTATAATGGAATGTAAACCACAAAATAAGTGATGTGTACTTGGCCTCTAGAATATAATCTTGACTACTACCTCGATTTTATAGTTTATAAAACATTGCAAAACCCTAGTCACGGAACTATTCCACAAAAATTCATTAATTTTCGAATATCAAAATGAAGAAATATAAAATAATTTGTGAAacaaagtttttatttataattatTCATAAAACACAATATGGCGTACTTGTGACTATACGGAATCCCTGGCCAAAGGTCAAAAGTAATATATAATATACACTGAAAATACACCCTCACCGACTGTTAGTGAGACATGGAAACGAAAATAAGCTGTGTAAAGACTCAATAAACTAATGGTGTGTTTGGTTTCTGAAGTCGCCCCATGCTTCATGAGGTGATATATATCATAAGTTCATCTATGAGTTTTGACTGAATCAACCTAATCCCCGTgcatatactaattattagcttatgAGGAATGAGGTGATGATGAATCAACTCATTGGTTCCACAAACCAAATAAAAAAGTGGCGGGAGAGAAAAATATGGACCACCTCATTTTTCAAACCACACACCATAAGTAGTTGGAGCTAGGCGACGTGTCATGACAAGAAATAGGCATATAATTCAAACCTAGATGTACACACTCAAGCCACCTGCATACTTAGGCTCAGTTCCTTGAATGACTAAATGACTCACTAGATGTTGAAATGAAGAGAATTTTTGTGGTTATGACGATATCAAATAGGGCAAAATTACTATGCATCTTATCTGTAGTTGAATGAACGTCTCTCTAGATGGCTAAACCAAATATCGATGTTGAAAGCTAAAAACTATTATATGACCTACGCCTTCAACTGTTCATTGTCTTCCAAGTGCAATTCTTTGCTACAAGGAGCGAGAACATATTGCTTTCATCCATCAAGCTTAAAGATTTTGCAGAAATGAACGAAAATGAGACCTCATCAGTGGTAGAAAAAACAAAATGCTTCCAAACTTTGCTGATGGAGGACATTGACCCGTGTAGCGCAAGTTTGGAGAAATTAAATGTTGTATGACAAGTAATTTTTACATCCAATTGTTAAGAAAACAGTACTTGCGTTGCGCAACATGTTACTTTAGTCTGTATTTGGACGACGTTGGTGCCTACTGAACAACAAGTACAGCTTTGTATAAATAAAGGTCTCAACAAACTTCTGTTAGAGGTCAAGTCACACACACAACTCACATAGTCAACACCGGTGCACAAGGTTGGATATATAATCGGGACTCTATGCACCACTTCTGAACATTCTCTGTGTGCAGTACTCATTcggtaagcacatggaaactagCTACCAGTtttgtagaaaaataaataaatgataatCTGGCTTCAATGCTTAAATATATGTGTTTTTTACATTCAATAATCTATGATCCTAGTTACATTTTAAGTacacaaggagagaaaattttgttactACTGGATCACAAAACAAACATTTATGAGTTCTAGTGCCAGATGTCAGATAAAACATGACTGAATTAAGAAGTCCTTGAGTTCAAACGACGTCAACAGTTGAGAGCCAAAATTTTCTTTCCATTATCAATATTTTTAAATATATCGGTTGTCACTGATAAATGGAAATAACAGAAATAAGTATCAGAAATCTATTGGTGATATATACAAGAAAATTTCAGCCAAAATTTATATTGAGGATAAAGCGTTGGCGTGCCGCTGGGAGAGAGAAAACAGCAGTAGCTTGGAAAGGAAGAGGAGGGGTGAAAATAGGATCGTTTTTTAGGCTTAGGTTACTGTGGGACTTTTATCCACTCGTCCTGGGCTGGCGCGCGTTCGTGGGTCCAAATCCTGGCAGATCAAATTCAAGTTCATGAACTTTTTTTAACGATACACACTAAATATCAGCCCGTACCGATAATACAGAAATTTCATTTTTGTACCAGTGATATTTAAATTTAAAGCGTGTTCCAAACAAACCATGTTTTTTGGGGGTAACTTTTTCAAAATGACATATTTTGCAGTTTGTATTCAATTTTTAGAAGTTTAAATAGTTAGGATAGAAGTTTAGGTGATTAATTTGAGTTAATTATAATTATGCTTCGATATATCCAGCAATAGGACGAATTGTCAGACTCAAAAC
This window encodes:
- the LOC136533816 gene encoding CASP-like protein 1U3; translation: MYDEEKKESKCATAVSIAGRIAGMGLTVAAAVLMATASQCTVYAAYGARPRTVTYSDFPPFVYLVGAASIAAFLEAIAIFLVVWKKGKDKTAKVLMPLLGVAVPALLYSATGAAFAAVSDMSYCSANGRRVSVCAGSAAAGGIGGSNFCSQVHISVYLSLAAAVAVSVAEVVRGVGGSASCGDSDSDSSSSSESGACGHGCHHKH